A portion of the bacterium genome contains these proteins:
- a CDS encoding MotA/TolQ/ExbB proton channel family protein translates to MSFWLRHFAGASLLAKAIYLSLLALSVVAWAIIIAKVRALRRNARGTRRFLEIYRRMRRDLPGLLRQVGGDRGSFDSPLVAVFVRGCEELQAGLARDPSAGAGAPRPRISPLQFSTLARAVAAVEDKCFLDLEHFLIILATTVSAAPFLGLLGTVWGILEAFQTMGARGATGVTAVGSGISEALIATAAGLLVAIPALLGYNFIGARIRELAGEADAFSADFLALIEREFVREDRP, encoded by the coding sequence GTGAGCTTCTGGCTGCGCCACTTCGCCGGCGCGAGCCTCCTGGCGAAGGCGATCTACCTGTCCCTGCTGGCGCTGTCGGTGGTCGCCTGGGCGATCATCATCGCCAAGGTGCGGGCGCTGCGGCGCAACGCGCGGGGGACGCGGCGGTTCCTCGAGATCTACCGGCGGATGCGCCGCGACCTCCCCGGCCTGCTGCGGCAGGTCGGCGGGGACAGGGGGTCGTTCGACTCGCCCCTCGTCGCGGTCTTCGTCCGCGGCTGCGAGGAGCTGCAGGCGGGGCTTGCGCGCGACCCGTCGGCGGGGGCGGGCGCGCCGCGGCCGCGCATCAGCCCGCTGCAGTTCTCGACCCTGGCGCGGGCGGTGGCCGCCGTCGAGGACAAGTGCTTCCTCGATCTGGAGCACTTCCTCATCATCCTCGCGACGACCGTCAGCGCCGCGCCGTTCCTCGGGCTGCTCGGCACCGTCTGGGGGATCCTCGAGGCGTTCCAGACGATGGGCGCGCGCGGCGCGACCGGCGTCACGGCCGTCGGCTCGGGCATCTCCGAGGCGCTGATCGCCACGGCCGCCGGCCTCCTCGTGGCGATTCCCGCGCTGCTCGGCTACAACTTCATCGGCGCGCGCATCCGCGAGCTCGCCGGCGAGGCCGATGCGTTCAGCGCCGACTTCCTGGCGCTCATCGAGCGCGAGTTCGTCCGCGAGGACCGCCCCT
- the nth gene encoding endonuclease III translates to MKKLLRNEAERTRRILALLDRHYPDARCSLDFSTPLELLVATILSAQCTDERVNAVTPALFAAYRTAADYAAADPEQLRRAIRPTGFFRNKAAAIMGAAAAIVARHGGEVPRTMEELTALPGVGRKTANVVLGNAFGVPGVVVDTHVGRLARRLGWSTAEDPAKVEQDLMRRIPRERWVRLSHQFIAHGRAICKAPRPRCPECFLDATLCPSRIEGPAS, encoded by the coding sequence GTGAAGAAGCTCCTCAGGAACGAGGCCGAGCGGACGCGGCGGATCCTCGCGCTCCTCGACCGCCACTACCCGGACGCGCGCTGCTCGCTGGATTTCTCCACGCCGCTCGAGCTGCTCGTCGCCACGATCCTCTCGGCGCAGTGCACGGACGAGCGGGTGAACGCGGTCACGCCGGCGCTCTTCGCCGCGTACCGGACCGCGGCCGACTACGCCGCGGCGGACCCGGAGCAGCTGCGTCGTGCGATCCGCCCCACGGGCTTCTTCCGGAACAAGGCGGCGGCGATCATGGGCGCGGCGGCGGCGATCGTCGCGCGCCACGGCGGCGAGGTGCCGCGCACGATGGAGGAGCTGACCGCCCTGCCGGGCGTGGGGCGCAAGACCGCGAACGTCGTGCTCGGGAACGCGTTCGGCGTCCCCGGGGTGGTCGTCGACACGCACGTCGGCCGCCTCGCCCGCCGGCTCGGGTGGTCGACGGCCGAGGACCCGGCGAAAGTCGAGCAGGACCTCATGCGCCGGATCCCGCGCGAGCGCTGGGTCCGCCTCTCGCACCAGTTCATCGCCCACGGGCGCGCAATCTGCAAGGCGCCGCGGCCGCGCTGCCCCGAGTGCTTCCTCGACGCGACGCTCTGCCCCTCGCGCATCGAGGGACCCGCGTCCTGA
- a CDS encoding sigma-54 dependent transcriptional regulator: MRNKRKEGGPLDIIGQSAGIRRIKELVAKVASTGHTVLVLGESGVGKELVARSIHRQSLRHERPFVVVDCGMLNENLLQNELFGHQKGAFTGATALKHGLFEVADTGTLFLDEIGEVSLVLQSKLLRVLETGTFRRLGSTADVKVDVRLVAATNRDLVQMSREGTFREDLFYRLNVFPVVVPPLRERRDDIPLLARHFLKRSSPPGAEKTLSVEALELLKAYPWPGNIREMQNVVESALIIAEGTEIQAQDLPVAVRGAGPRPGLDLSEEMSLEELERRYISLLLERFEGHRARVARVLQISERNLYRKLRAYHLEDAGAAARRRPPGR, encoded by the coding sequence TTGAGAAACAAGCGGAAGGAGGGGGGTCCGCTGGACATCATCGGTCAGAGCGCCGGCATCCGGCGCATCAAGGAGCTGGTGGCCAAGGTCGCCTCGACCGGCCACACCGTGCTCGTTCTGGGTGAGAGCGGCGTCGGCAAGGAACTGGTGGCGCGCTCGATCCACCGCCAGAGCCTGCGGCACGAGCGCCCGTTCGTCGTCGTGGACTGCGGGATGCTCAACGAGAACCTCCTGCAGAACGAGCTCTTCGGCCACCAGAAGGGGGCGTTCACCGGCGCGACCGCGCTCAAGCACGGGCTCTTCGAGGTCGCGGACACGGGCACGCTCTTCCTCGACGAGATCGGCGAGGTCAGCCTCGTGCTGCAGTCGAAGCTGCTGCGCGTGCTCGAGACCGGCACCTTCCGGCGTCTCGGCAGCACCGCGGACGTGAAGGTCGACGTCCGGCTGGTCGCCGCCACCAACCGCGACCTCGTCCAGATGAGCCGCGAGGGGACGTTCCGCGAGGACCTGTTCTACCGCCTCAACGTCTTTCCGGTGGTCGTGCCGCCGCTGCGCGAGCGGCGCGACGACATTCCGCTGCTCGCGCGTCATTTCCTCAAGCGCTCCTCTCCGCCCGGCGCCGAGAAGACGCTTTCGGTCGAGGCGCTCGAGCTGCTCAAGGCCTACCCGTGGCCGGGGAACATCCGCGAGATGCAGAACGTCGTCGAGAGCGCCCTGATCATCGCGGAGGGGACGGAGATCCAGGCGCAGGACCTGCCCGTCGCCGTGCGCGGCGCGGGACCGCGCCCCGGGCTCGATCTCTCGGAGGAGATGTCCCTCGAGGAGCTCGAACGTCGCTACATCAGCCTTCTGCTCGAGCGCTTCGAGGGGCACCGCGCACGAGTCGCCCGGGTCCTGCAGATTAGTGAACGCAACCTCTACCGCAAGCTGCGCGCCTATCACCTCGAGGACGCCGGCGCGGCCGCCCGCCGCCGGCCTCCGGGACGCTGA
- a CDS encoding RsbRD N-terminal domain-containing protein encodes MGERVGLAEALNERRAEILERWLQVLLGTYPAETARFLTGVADPFGNPVGQTLRAGVDRLYDALVGGHGPDAMAAAADGIVRIRAVQEFPPSVAVGFALALRPILREELAGAALADAERAALDDAVDRMALAAFDVYMQCREKIFEIRVRELRDARRMAERLGA; translated from the coding sequence ATGGGGGAGCGAGTGGGACTGGCAGAGGCGTTGAACGAGCGGCGGGCAGAGATTCTGGAGCGGTGGCTCCAGGTGCTGCTCGGGACCTATCCGGCCGAGACCGCCCGTTTCCTCACGGGCGTCGCGGATCCCTTCGGCAACCCCGTCGGACAGACGCTGCGCGCCGGCGTCGATCGGCTCTACGACGCCCTCGTCGGCGGGCACGGCCCGGACGCGATGGCCGCCGCCGCCGACGGCATCGTCAGGATCCGGGCGGTCCAGGAGTTCCCGCCCTCGGTCGCCGTCGGCTTCGCGCTCGCGCTGCGCCCCATCCTCCGGGAGGAACTGGCCGGGGCTGCGCTCGCGGACGCCGAGCGCGCCGCCCTCGATGACGCCGTCGACCGCATGGCCCTGGCCGCGTTCGACGTCTACATGCAGTGCCGCGAGAAGATCTTCGAGATCCGGGTGCGCGAGCTTCGGGACGCGCGGCGTATGGCCGAGCGTCTCGGGGCGTAA
- the dsrM gene encoding sulfate reduction electron transfer complex DsrMKJOP subunit DsrM: MKLVSALAAVAILTAIGLAGGSSGGLQSLFGIWVPYAAVAVFIGGIVLQVVRWAKSPVPFRIPTTCGQQRALPWIKNDSLEAPHTTGAVLGRMFLEVFCFRSLFRNTRMKIVGGNAAYGSSKWLWLGALAFHYAFFVILIRHLRFFLEPVPGLISAMDKADSFFQIGLPPVYQTDAVILAALAFLLLRRLLEPQVRYISFASDYFPLVLIGAIATTGALMRYFVRVDVTAIKQLAMGLATFSPAVPQGVGALFFAHLLLVCALLAYFPFSKLLHAPGVFLSPTRNLANTSREVRHINPWNPPVKVHTYEEWEEEFHVPMAKAGFPLEKEYKE; encoded by the coding sequence ATGAAGCTAGTGAGTGCTCTGGCAGCGGTGGCGATCCTCACGGCCATCGGGCTCGCGGGGGGGAGCTCCGGCGGTCTGCAATCCTTGTTCGGGATCTGGGTCCCCTATGCCGCGGTCGCGGTGTTCATCGGTGGCATCGTTCTCCAGGTGGTCCGCTGGGCGAAGTCGCCAGTGCCCTTTCGCATCCCCACGACCTGCGGCCAGCAGCGGGCGTTGCCCTGGATCAAGAACGACAGCCTCGAGGCCCCGCACACGACCGGTGCGGTCCTCGGGCGGATGTTCCTCGAGGTCTTCTGCTTCCGCTCGCTCTTCCGCAACACCCGGATGAAGATCGTGGGCGGCAACGCGGCCTACGGCTCGAGCAAGTGGCTCTGGCTCGGCGCGCTGGCCTTCCACTACGCCTTCTTCGTGATCCTCATCCGCCACCTGCGCTTCTTCCTGGAGCCGGTACCGGGCCTGATCAGCGCGATGGACAAGGCGGACAGCTTCTTCCAGATCGGGCTGCCCCCCGTGTACCAGACCGACGCGGTGATCCTCGCCGCGCTGGCCTTCCTGCTGCTGCGGCGCCTGCTCGAGCCGCAGGTGCGCTACATCAGCTTCGCCTCCGACTACTTCCCCCTCGTGCTCATCGGCGCCATCGCCACGACGGGCGCCCTGATGCGCTACTTCGTCCGCGTCGACGTCACCGCGATCAAGCAGCTGGCGATGGGGCTGGCGACCTTCTCTCCGGCGGTGCCCCAGGGCGTCGGCGCGCTCTTCTTCGCGCACCTGCTCCTGGTCTGCGCGCTGCTCGCCTACTTCCCCTTCTCGAAGCTCCTGCACGCCCCGGGGGTGTTCCTGAGCCCGACGCGCAACCTGGCGAACACGAGCCGCGAGGTGCGGCACATCAACCCCTGGAACCCCCCGGTCAAGGTCCACACCTACGAGGAGTGGGAGGAGGAGTTCCACGTGCCGATGGCGAAGGCCGGCTTCCCCCTCGAGAAGGAATACAAGGAGTAG
- a CDS encoding (Fe-S)-binding protein, translating to MATPKPQELVNTIKPAPPATEWMDTPVDLRPGTFCYAGKPKFVEYLGFPFPREWRPQDEDWKLPPNWKEIILEGIRDRLLRFRSFHLFMDICVRCGACADKCHFFIGSGDPKNMPVLRAELMRSIYRREFTQAGRIFGKLAGARELTPEVIKEWYQYFYQCTECRRCSVFCPYGIDTAEVTMMGRELMHLIGVNINWILEPAANCFRVGNHLGITPHAFKGSIEGLVDDVETATGIRVNPTFNRKGAEILFVTPSADAFAAPAIFTLMGYMLLFHQIGLDYTFSAYNSEGGNFGLFTSNEMMKRLNAKMYAESKRLGVKWILGGECGHMWRVVHQYMDTMNGPANHLEVPRSPVTGTVFEHAKSTKMVHICEFTADLIRNNKLTLDPSRNDKYKVTFHDSCNTARGMGMMEEPRYIINKVMNPANFHEMPENTIREQTFCCGSGSGLNTDELMEMRMRGGFPRGNALKHVVDKHGVNLMACICAIDKATLSSLVDYWVPGTEIGGVHELLGNALVLDGEPERTQNLRGEPLKED from the coding sequence ATGGCGACGCCGAAACCACAGGAACTCGTCAACACCATCAAGCCCGCTCCTCCGGCCACGGAGTGGATGGACACGCCGGTCGATCTGCGGCCCGGCACCTTCTGCTACGCCGGGAAGCCGAAGTTCGTCGAGTACCTCGGCTTTCCCTTCCCGCGCGAGTGGCGGCCGCAGGACGAGGACTGGAAGCTCCCGCCGAACTGGAAGGAGATCATCCTCGAGGGGATCCGCGACCGGCTGCTGCGGTTCCGCTCCTTCCACCTCTTCATGGACATCTGCGTGCGCTGCGGCGCCTGCGCCGACAAGTGCCATTTCTTCATCGGCTCCGGCGACCCGAAGAACATGCCGGTGCTGCGCGCCGAGCTGATGCGCTCGATCTACCGGCGTGAGTTCACGCAGGCCGGCAGGATCTTCGGGAAGCTGGCCGGCGCGCGCGAGCTGACCCCCGAGGTCATCAAGGAGTGGTACCAGTACTTCTACCAGTGCACGGAGTGCCGCCGCTGCTCGGTCTTCTGCCCCTACGGCATCGACACCGCCGAGGTCACGATGATGGGGCGCGAGCTGATGCACCTGATCGGCGTGAACATCAACTGGATCCTCGAGCCGGCCGCGAACTGCTTCCGGGTCGGCAACCACCTCGGCATCACGCCGCACGCCTTCAAGGGGAGCATCGAGGGGCTGGTCGACGATGTCGAGACCGCGACCGGGATCCGCGTCAACCCGACCTTCAACCGCAAGGGCGCCGAGATCCTCTTCGTGACGCCGTCGGCCGACGCCTTCGCCGCGCCGGCGATCTTCACGCTGATGGGCTACATGCTCCTGTTCCACCAGATCGGCCTGGACTACACCTTCTCGGCCTACAACTCGGAGGGCGGCAACTTCGGGCTCTTCACCTCGAACGAGATGATGAAGCGGCTCAACGCCAAGATGTACGCCGAGAGCAAGCGCCTCGGCGTCAAGTGGATCCTCGGCGGCGAGTGCGGCCACATGTGGCGCGTCGTGCACCAGTACATGGACACGATGAACGGGCCGGCCAACCACCTCGAGGTGCCGCGCTCCCCGGTCACCGGCACGGTCTTCGAGCACGCCAAGAGCACGAAGATGGTGCACATCTGCGAGTTCACCGCCGACCTGATCCGCAACAACAAGCTCACGCTCGACCCGAGCCGCAACGACAAGTACAAGGTCACCTTCCACGACTCCTGCAACACCGCGCGCGGCATGGGGATGATGGAGGAGCCGCGGTACATCATCAACAAGGTGATGAACCCCGCCAACTTCCACGAGATGCCGGAGAACACGATCCGCGAGCAGACCTTCTGCTGCGGCTCGGGCTCGGGCCTCAACACCGACGAGCTGATGGAGATGCGCATGCGCGGCGGCTTCCCGCGCGGCAACGCGCTCAAGCACGTCGTCGACAAGCACGGGGTGAACCTGATGGCCTGCATCTGCGCCATCGACAAGGCCACGCTCTCCTCGCTGGTCGACTACTGGGTCCCGGGAACGGAGATCGGCGGCGTGCACGAACTGCTCGGCAACGCGCTGGTCCTGGACGGCGAACCGGAGCGCACGCAGAACCTGCGCGGCGAGCCGCTGAAGGAGGACTAG
- the dsrJ gene encoding sulfate reduction electron transfer complex DsrMKJOP subunit DsrJ has translation MIYDKGKIFLGLAIFVALVASPFWYNPVFGTGKTAPPEPKLPKTATLCVLPKAQMRAGHMQVIYDWRETVVRGGGRMYRHPDGVEREMSLSNTCLKCHEGKKEFCNTCHTYLAVKPFCWDCHFDPKEQA, from the coding sequence ATGATCTACGACAAGGGAAAGATCTTCCTCGGCCTGGCGATCTTCGTCGCCCTCGTCGCCTCGCCGTTCTGGTACAACCCGGTCTTCGGGACGGGGAAGACGGCGCCGCCGGAACCGAAGCTGCCGAAGACCGCCACGCTCTGCGTGCTGCCGAAGGCGCAGATGCGCGCCGGGCACATGCAGGTCATCTACGACTGGCGCGAGACCGTGGTGCGGGGCGGCGGGCGGATGTACCGGCACCCGGACGGGGTCGAGCGGGAGATGAGCCTCTCGAACACCTGCCTCAAGTGCCACGAGGGCAAGAAGGAGTTCTGCAACACCTGCCACACGTACCTCGCCGTCAAACCTTTCTGCTGGGACTGCCATTTCGACCCGAAGGAGCAGGCGTGA
- a CDS encoding 4Fe-4S dicluster domain-containing protein, whose translation MSTGEGKGMDRRGFLRLAGLGALSAAAVPAGWDLLKPGAALAAGAGAPVAGRRYAMVVDARTGCPDGCRDCIGACNTTHNIPTFADEPDPRRHELKWIWQTSFHSAFPGNEQEFAREDLESKQVTVLCNHCQNPPCVRVCPTKATYQRPDGIVMMDFHRCIGCRFCMAGCPYGSRSFNWRDPWPRNAATGEPAKLPNPEYPTRMRGVVEKCTFCSERLDRGLQPACVEACKEKLLVFGDLHDAGSGVRALLKEHYTIRRKANLGTQPQVYYVIGA comes from the coding sequence ATGAGCACGGGAGAGGGGAAGGGGATGGATCGCCGCGGCTTCCTCAGGCTCGCGGGCCTCGGCGCCCTCAGCGCGGCCGCGGTGCCCGCCGGCTGGGACCTGCTGAAGCCGGGCGCGGCGCTGGCCGCCGGCGCGGGCGCCCCGGTCGCCGGCCGGCGCTACGCGATGGTCGTCGACGCGCGCACGGGCTGCCCCGACGGCTGCCGCGACTGCATCGGCGCCTGCAACACCACGCACAACATCCCGACGTTCGCCGACGAGCCCGACCCGCGGCGGCACGAGCTGAAGTGGATCTGGCAGACGTCGTTCCACAGCGCGTTCCCGGGCAACGAGCAGGAGTTCGCGCGCGAGGACCTCGAGAGCAAGCAGGTCACGGTCCTCTGCAACCACTGCCAGAACCCGCCGTGCGTGCGGGTCTGCCCGACCAAGGCGACCTACCAGCGGCCGGACGGCATCGTGATGATGGACTTCCACCGCTGCATCGGCTGCCGCTTCTGCATGGCCGGCTGCCCCTACGGCTCGCGCAGCTTCAACTGGCGCGACCCCTGGCCGCGCAACGCCGCGACCGGGGAGCCCGCGAAGCTGCCGAACCCGGAGTACCCGACGCGGATGCGGGGCGTCGTCGAGAAGTGCACCTTCTGCTCCGAGCGCCTCGACCGCGGCCTGCAGCCCGCCTGCGTCGAGGCCTGCAAGGAGAAGCTCCTGGTCTTCGGCGACCTGCACGACGCGGGCTCCGGGGTGCGCGCGCTCCTCAAGGAGCACTACACCATCCGGCGCAAGGCCAACCTGGGCACGCAGCCCCAGGTCTACTACGTCATCGGCGCCTAG
- the nrfD gene encoding NrfD/PsrC family molybdoenzyme membrane anchor subunit, giving the protein MLEKALSGSTRYRAWVGGLLLVILVGVGFYVRQFNEGLGITGMSRDVTWGFYIAQFTFLVGVAASAVMLVIPYYLHHYKAFGKITILGEFLAIGAVTMCLLFILADLGQPMRAMNVILHPTPNSVLFWDMVVLNGYLFLNLLVGWTTLTAEKKGLPSPKWIKPFIYLSVPWAVSIHTVTAFLYAGLPGRGFWLTAVMAPRFLTSAFAAGPALLILLALLVRKLTKFDPGKEQIQTLGTIVAYALPLNLFLLACEVFTVFYSNIPDHKLHFQYLYFGLHGHNALVPWMWTSVALAVGAVVLLVNPGTRRNETLLAWACGMTFVATWIDKGLGMISGGFVPNPLEEITEYWPTLPEALIALGIWAIGALIVTVLYKVAVAVREQELA; this is encoded by the coding sequence ATGCTGGAAAAAGCGCTTTCGGGCAGCACGCGGTACCGGGCCTGGGTCGGCGGCCTCCTGCTGGTGATCCTGGTCGGGGTCGGCTTCTACGTCCGGCAGTTCAACGAGGGGCTCGGCATCACCGGGATGAGCCGGGACGTCACCTGGGGCTTCTACATCGCCCAGTTCACGTTCCTCGTCGGCGTCGCGGCCTCCGCCGTGATGCTCGTCATCCCCTACTACCTGCACCACTACAAGGCCTTCGGCAAGATCACGATCCTCGGGGAGTTCCTCGCGATCGGCGCGGTGACGATGTGCCTGCTCTTCATCCTGGCCGACCTCGGGCAGCCGATGCGGGCGATGAACGTGATCCTGCACCCGACGCCGAACTCCGTCCTCTTCTGGGACATGGTCGTGCTCAACGGCTACCTCTTCCTGAACCTGCTCGTCGGCTGGACGACGCTCACGGCGGAGAAGAAGGGCCTGCCCTCGCCGAAGTGGATCAAGCCCTTCATCTATCTCTCCGTGCCCTGGGCGGTCTCGATCCACACCGTCACGGCGTTCCTCTACGCCGGCCTCCCCGGGCGCGGCTTCTGGCTGACCGCGGTCATGGCGCCGCGCTTCCTGACCTCGGCCTTCGCCGCGGGGCCGGCGCTGCTGATCCTGCTGGCGCTGCTGGTGCGCAAGCTGACGAAGTTCGACCCGGGGAAGGAGCAGATCCAGACGCTCGGGACAATCGTGGCCTACGCGCTGCCGCTGAACCTCTTCCTGCTCGCCTGCGAGGTCTTCACCGTCTTCTACAGCAACATCCCCGACCACAAGCTGCACTTCCAGTACCTCTACTTCGGGCTCCACGGCCACAACGCGCTCGTGCCCTGGATGTGGACCTCGGTCGCGCTCGCCGTCGGGGCGGTCGTGCTCCTGGTCAACCCGGGGACCCGGCGCAACGAGACCCTGCTGGCCTGGGCCTGCGGCATGACGTTCGTCGCGACCTGGATCGACAAGGGCCTCGGCATGATCTCCGGCGGCTTCGTGCCCAACCCGCTCGAGGAGATCACCGAGTACTGGCCGACGCTCCCCGAGGCGCTCATCGCGCTCGGGATCTGGGCGATCGGCGCGCTCATCGTGACCGTGCTCTACAAGGTGGCGGTCGCGGTGCGCGAGCAGGAGCTGGCGTAG
- a CDS encoding TusE/DsrC/DsvC family sulfur relay protein, with amino-acid sequence MPHIEVNGKQIEVDEDGYIQKLEDWSEDVAKHIAKLEQVELTPEHWEIVNFLRAYYQEYKIAPMIRILTKEIAKKMGPEKGNTKYLYSLFPAGPAKQACKIAGLAKPAGCV; translated from the coding sequence ATGCCCCACATCGAGGTGAACGGCAAGCAGATCGAGGTCGACGAGGACGGCTACATCCAGAAGCTCGAGGACTGGAGCGAGGACGTCGCCAAGCACATCGCCAAGCTCGAGCAGGTCGAGCTGACGCCCGAGCACTGGGAGATCGTCAACTTCCTGCGCGCCTACTACCAGGAGTACAAGATCGCCCCCATGATCCGGATCCTCACCAAGGAGATCGCCAAGAAGATGGGGCCGGAGAAGGGCAACACGAAGTACCTCTACTCCCTCTTCCCGGCCGGCCCGGCGAAGCAGGCCTGCAAGATCGCCGGCCTGGCCAAGCCCGCGGGCTGCGTGTAA
- the dsrA gene encoding dissimilatory-type sulfite reductase subunit alpha: MADLKYKTPLLDELEKGEWPSFVKELKRAAAKKPMADGLLGQLEKSYRDKQTYWKHGGLVGVQGYGAGIIGRYTALADQFPEVTAFHTVRINQPAGWFYSSKALRQLCDIWDKHGSGMLNLHGSTGDFVLLGTTSEELEDTFTEYSAAGWDLGGSSSDMRTPSCCNGMARCEFACFDTMALCQDLTMTYQDELHRPAFPYKFKIKIAGCPNDCVASIARSDLSIMGTWKDDIQVDQAEMAAYAKAGKDIQGEVVGMCPTACMSWDGKAMKINNKQCNRCMHCINVLPKALRAGKVRGATILVGGKAPILEGAQLGSVVVPFMPMKAPFSEIKELIQKLWDVWGENGNNRERIGEFMLRVGVGNFMESIELAPDPQMVLHPRENPYIFYEEYFEEE; encoded by the coding sequence ATGGCGGATCTCAAGTACAAGACGCCGCTTCTCGACGAGCTCGAGAAGGGGGAGTGGCCGAGCTTCGTGAAGGAGCTGAAGCGGGCGGCGGCGAAGAAGCCGATGGCCGATGGCCTCCTCGGGCAGCTCGAGAAGTCCTACCGGGACAAGCAGACCTACTGGAAGCACGGCGGCCTCGTCGGCGTGCAGGGCTACGGCGCCGGCATCATCGGCCGCTACACGGCGCTCGCGGACCAGTTCCCCGAGGTGACCGCGTTCCACACCGTCCGCATCAACCAGCCGGCGGGGTGGTTCTACAGCTCGAAGGCGCTGCGCCAGCTCTGCGACATCTGGGACAAGCACGGCTCGGGGATGCTCAACCTGCACGGCTCGACGGGCGACTTCGTGCTGCTCGGGACGACCTCCGAGGAGCTCGAGGACACCTTCACCGAGTACTCGGCCGCCGGCTGGGACCTCGGCGGCTCCTCCTCCGACATGCGCACGCCCTCGTGCTGCAACGGCATGGCCCGCTGCGAGTTCGCCTGCTTCGACACGATGGCGCTCTGCCAGGACCTGACCATGACCTACCAGGACGAGCTGCATCGCCCGGCCTTCCCCTACAAGTTCAAGATCAAGATCGCCGGCTGCCCGAACGACTGCGTGGCGTCGATCGCGCGCTCCGACCTCTCGATCATGGGCACCTGGAAGGACGACATCCAGGTCGACCAGGCCGAGATGGCCGCCTACGCCAAGGCCGGCAAGGACATCCAGGGCGAGGTCGTCGGGATGTGCCCGACCGCCTGCATGAGCTGGGACGGCAAGGCGATGAAGATCAACAACAAGCAGTGCAACCGTTGCATGCACTGCATCAACGTCCTGCCCAAGGCCCTGCGCGCGGGCAAGGTGCGCGGCGCGACGATCCTCGTCGGCGGCAAGGCGCCGATCCTCGAGGGCGCGCAGCTCGGCTCGGTGGTCGTGCCCTTCATGCCGATGAAGGCCCCGTTCTCCGAGATCAAGGAGCTGATCCAGAAGCTCTGGGACGTCTGGGGCGAGAACGGCAACAACCGCGAGCGCATCGGCGAGTTCATGCTGCGCGTGGGCGTCGGCAACTTCATGGAGAGCATCGAGCTGGCGCCGGACCCCCAGATGGTCCTGCACCCGCGCGAGAACCCCTACATCTTCTACGAGGAGTACTTCGAGGAGGAGTAG
- the dsrB gene encoding dissimilatory-type sulfite reductase subunit beta, with amino-acid sequence MAAPAKRQTDIGPPHYEQFLHPVIKKNYGTWKYHESIKPGVIVHVAEGGDKIFTIRAASPRLVSTDFVRDLANLADKYCEGYLRFTSRNNAEFMTAEQKNIDPLIADLAKLGIPVGGMNNSISNIVHTQGWVHCHTPATDASGLVKVVMDEMIDYFKHEKLPAKLRIAVACCLNMCGAVHCSDISLLGIHRRPPKVNDARVTDLCEIPTTVSACPTAAIRPAVKDGKQTVTVDDSRCMYCGNCYTSCPAMPLANPINDGVAIWVGGKVSNARSMPAFTKLAIPYLPNNPPRWPEVTDAVKHLVEVYAKNAVKHERFGEWANRIGWPRFFELTGLEFTKYHIDDYKLAQKTLRSTAQIKF; translated from the coding sequence ATGGCAGCTCCGGCAAAGCGGCAGACCGACATCGGTCCGCCTCACTACGAGCAGTTCCTGCACCCGGTCATCAAGAAGAACTACGGCACCTGGAAGTACCACGAGTCGATCAAGCCCGGCGTGATCGTCCACGTCGCCGAGGGCGGCGACAAGATCTTCACGATCCGCGCGGCCTCCCCGCGCCTCGTGAGCACGGACTTCGTGCGCGACCTGGCGAACCTCGCCGACAAGTACTGCGAGGGGTACCTGCGCTTCACGAGCCGCAACAACGCCGAGTTCATGACGGCCGAGCAGAAGAACATCGACCCGCTGATCGCCGACCTCGCGAAGCTCGGCATCCCGGTCGGCGGCATGAACAACTCGATCTCGAACATCGTCCACACCCAGGGCTGGGTCCACTGCCACACGCCGGCGACGGACGCCTCGGGCCTGGTCAAGGTCGTGATGGACGAGATGATCGACTACTTCAAGCACGAGAAGCTCCCGGCCAAGCTGCGCATCGCCGTGGCCTGCTGCCTGAACATGTGCGGCGCCGTGCACTGCTCGGACATCTCGCTGCTGGGCATCCACCGGCGGCCGCCGAAGGTCAACGACGCCCGGGTGACCGACCTCTGCGAGATCCCGACGACGGTCTCCGCCTGCCCGACGGCCGCCATCCGGCCGGCGGTGAAGGACGGCAAGCAGACGGTGACGGTCGACGACAGCCGCTGCATGTACTGCGGCAACTGCTACACCTCGTGTCCCGCGATGCCCCTGGCCAACCCGATCAACGACGGTGTCGCGATCTGGGTCGGCGGCAAGGTCTCCAACGCCCGCAGCATGCCCGCGTTCACGAAGCTGGCCATCCCCTACCTGCCGAACAACCCGCCGCGCTGGCCGGAAGTCACCGACGCCGTGAAGCACCTCGTGGAGGTCTACGCGAAGAACGCCGTCAAGCACGAACGGTTCGGCGAGTGGGCGAACCGGATCGGCTGGCCGCGCTTCTTCGAGCTGACCGGGCTGGAGTTCACCAAGTACCACATCGACGACTACAAGCTCGCCCAGAAGACGCTGCGCTCCACCGCGCAGATCAAGTTCTAG